The following DNA comes from Teredinibacter haidensis.
ACTTCAAACTAAACGTGGAATTTACGTTACCCTCTAAAGGCGTGACCGCGCTATTCGGGCCATCAGGTTCAGGAAAAACCTCCTGCCTGCGGGCAATGGCAGGACTGGAACGATTACCAAATAGTTTTATTAAGGTTGGAAATGAGGTCTGGCAGAACGACTCTCTAGGGGTTTTCGTTCCAGCTCATCAGCGCGAGATTGGTTATGTATTCCAGGAGGCGAGCCTGTTTCCGCATCTAAACGTTCGGCAAAATCTTGAGTTCGGTTTGAAGCGCCTTCCCGCATCAAAGCGCAAAGTGGAACCAGAGTCTGTGATTGAGCTATTGGGAATTGGCTCGTTGCTATCACGCCCACCGGCTGCGCTTTCTGGGGGAGAACGACAGCGGGTGGCGATTGCTCGCGCTTTGTTAAGGTCTCCTGAGCTGCTGCTTATGGATGAGCCCTTATCTGCACTTGATCGGCGACTTAAGCAGGAGATTTTACCCTATTTGGAGCAGCTGCACCGAAGGCTGTCGATCCCCGTAGTCTATGTTAGTCATGCGCCGGATGAAGTGGCAAGACTAGCCGACCATATTCTGATACTCGATCACGGCAAACTGATTTGTTCCGGGTCACTGAAAGAGATCATGGTGGAGCCACGATTTACGTCCCTGTTTGGTGATGGAGCCAGCACCTTGTTTGAAGGAATGGTCTCGGCCCAACATGACGACCTAATTACCGAAGTAACGGCCGATAAGTTGGTACTTCGGTTAACCCCACGCCCGTTACCGCTGGGTTTTCCTATTCGCTGCCGGATTTATGCCAGCGATGTTAGTTTGTGTACTGTGGCACCATCCCACTCTAGCATTTTAAATATTTTCCCTAGTCGGGTAATAGGGATCGATGATGGTGGGCATGCCGGTGAATGTCTCGTTACCGTTGAGTTAGCAAAGGAGCAGAGATTGTTGGCGCAAATATCCAGCTACTCCCTAAATCATTTGCAGCTGAAGCTAGGAGCTTCCGTATGGGCACAAGTGAAATCGGTTGCTGTATTGTAGCTTTTATTTAAATGGAGGATTAAGGTATGAAATTAAGCGCAAGAAACGTTATTCCCGGTAAAGTAGTGAGAATTACTCAAGGCGCAGTGAATGTTGACGTGGTACTTGAAGTCGCCCCTGGCGTGCAATTAGTCTCCATCATTACCAAGCAGGCTTGTGAGTCGTTGCAGCTAAAAGAAGGGATGCAGGCGTATGCGGCGATCAAAGCCACCAATGTGATGATTGCATCAGAATAACCAAAGGCCTGAGTGAACAGATGAACAAAAGTGATTCCATGTTAGGTGCTGCCAAGCTCAGTTTGCATACTGAGATGGGACAGTTTTTAAATGACCACCGAATTCGTTTATTGGATGCCATTGCCGTACACGGCTCATTGAGCGCGGCAGCTCGCTCTTTACCTATGTCGTATAAAGCGGCCTGGGAGGCCTTAGACTCGATGAATAACTTATCGGCCCGCCCAATAGTTATCCGCTCTACCGGGGGTAAAAATGGTGGAGGAACGCAATTGACGCCCTACGCCCACAAACTAATCAGCCTCTATAAAGCAATGGAAATTGAGTATCAGAAAAGTTTAGAGCGTTTACAGGAAGCACTTGAGCAGACCCCTGAAGCAAAAGAGGTTAATGATTTTCGTAAATTGATGAATCGAGTTAACTTTAAAACCAGCGCTCGCAACCAGTTGGTGGGGACAGTGACATCGGTCACCATCGGCGCTGTCAATGTGATTGTGGAGCTCAAAATTAGCGAGCAATTAACACTGGTTGCGGCGGTGACCAAAGATTCTGCGCAATCGTTGGGAATTGAGTTTGGCCAGGAGCTGGTTGCGCTAGTGAAATCGTCTCAAATGGTATTGCATCAGGGAGATAAGCTTAAGTTATCAGCGAATAATCAGTTGAAAGGAGTCATTAGCCGAATACAGCCCGGTGCGGTTTGTTCCGATATAAGTGTTGAACTGGAAGACCAAAAATCCCTGAGTGTTACCATTACCCAAGAAAGCCTAGAGCAGTTAGCGCTGAAAATTGAACAACCGGTAACGGTTTGCTTCAATGCTTCTGCGGTTATCTTGTGCCGCTACAGCTAGTTGATTTAAAGGCACGAAGGGAATAGACGGGAAAAGTTAGTGTTGAACTGAAAAAACATTCGCCCTAAGCCGCACTCTCTGAGGAATAAACTGGTTTCAGTATTGAACAAAGCAATTCTTCAACATACTTATTGCGTTGAAAACCATTGTATTTCTCCGCATAAATACTCTGATGTAAAGGGTAATCGATTATTGGCAAAAACAACAAACTATTGGCGAGAGCCAAAGAACGCGGCACGATTGCAATACCGCCTTCATCATTAACAAAATTGGCAATCCAGTCATCTCTAGGGCTGTAGCACAAAGCCCTCATATTATAACCACGAACCTGTAAGCATTCGTACAATTTTGATGACGATTCACAATGCTTCCGAAAAAGAATTTTTTCATTTTCAAAATCTTTTAGAACTAACGCATCACGCCTAACAAAATCGTGCTGTCGATTGAAAACAGTTACAAATGTGTCGTCATAAACACAATCAAGACTAAATTCTTTGGCGGAAGAAACACGACTACCTATGAGGATGTCAATATCATGATGAATTAACTTATCATTTAACGCAGAAATTTCAGAATCACAATATTCAATATCAAAACTAGGCCGATTAGAACGAAACACTTCAAATAAATTGAAAACCACCTCAAATGAAATGCTCGACTGAAACCCAACTTTCACACATGAATCATCTTGACACAGAATTCTTTTTGCCTTTTCTTCTGTCTGTTCCGCGTTGAGATAGATATCTTTAAAGTTGGGCAACAAACTACTCCCAAGATCAGATAACTCAACGGAACTCTTGGTTCGATAAAAAAGTTCTCCGCCAATAATACTCTCTAATTTTTTTATCCCCTTGGTTAGGGCTGGCTGTGATATGCAACATTGCTTTGCCGCTCGCGTAAAATTAAGTGTTTCACTTACAGCAATAAAATATCGAATTTGGGACATTTCCATAAATTTAGTCCTTTGTATATCCGAACGTATGCACATGCCTTAAAATTGCGCACAACACATACGCCAACGTTCTGCTGGATTCTTTAAGTTACACGACTATCTCAGTTTAGCTGATCTGACTGCCATATACTCGGTGAAAATTAACGCGGCGCCAGTTCCAATCATATCTCACTCATACATAGCCATCGATCCTAAACTACAGTTATCTATTACCCCATATTTTCAATCTACTTTCAAAAGAATGGTCGGCGGCCGATTTCGAAACACCGCCCCTACTCCCTTCAGGAGCCCCAATTTTGCACCCATATTTGGCATTTGTGACAGTAACTGAATAGTTAATAGCTTATTTAAGGTCTATCTCGCCTGCATATTCTGGAAAGTTACTAACTTACCCCAAAGTTAGCAATAATGAATATTACAGGGTGTAATAACGAGCCTGTCCCATATAAATTCAAACACTAAACAGAAAGACGTCCCCTAAGGTAATTACAGCCCTAATTATACATTTCACCCCTTCCGTGTACCTTAGACAAACACCGCAGAAGCGTTCCCATTAGCACCGTTTTTAGCCCTTATACCCAGTAGTACCTGCCAGGAGATTAAAATATTACCTTTCCCCAAAAAAAATACGAATTTAAATCGATCAACAGAATGGCGATGTACATGATCAGATAAAAATATACGATATACACCACGCCGGAATCTGAAGATAGAGTTCCAGCCTGGACATGAGTCTGCATCACAACAAAAAACTAAGCACGTAGTAATTGACCCGTTCGTATTAAAACCGAACCTCTTAACTAACGTATTATCCTAGGTTAACGTCATAAACCGAGAAAACAAAATAAGGAAAACTACGATAAGAGGTGCCAAATTAATTATAAATTTGTTAACGAAATCCCGCTTAAAACACAAGGAAATATAAAATTATTTTCGCTTTTCCTCATGTACTCTGGGGGAATATAGACGGTATTTTGAGCAATCAAATGATTGACGAAGGCTTACATCAGAATAACATCCTGACACTTAGCAACTCTTTCTGTCTTGTTAACCAAACAAAATCAATCGTAGTATCTTGAGAGTCAGCCTCTTCGGTGAAGATAAAACCTTTTTAAATTTATTTGGAACGTTATTGGGGTGTTTTTGAAAATCTGGATACTCCAAACCCAGACATACCTCCGCTACCCACGAGATTTTTTATGTACAACGAAGCACCGAAAACTTCCGTCAAGCCTCATTAGTAAATAGCTGCTCTTGCTTTATGAATACTGACAAGTTTATGCCGCGGTATAAAATGAATAATAATTATTGGCCGATAACGGAACGTTATATGGTGAAATTGAAACGGTCGAAAACTTACAATTCTAAGGACAGACATCCCGTAACAGAAGCTACATAGAAAACTCGCCAAACAGGGTATAAGCTACAATAGTTACTCGAAAAAGCTAAATTAATAGCTATAAAACGCCTAGCCCATATACCTCCGTTGATTAACTGTCAGTCGTTATTTTTATAAGTTCAACATCAAAAATTAATGTTGAACCGGCAGGAATCTGGCCGGAGTTACGATTGCCATAACCTAAATTACTGGGAATAAATAGGCGGCTCTTTTCCCCTTCTACCATTAGCTGCAGGCCTTCTGTCCAGCCTGGGATTACTTGGTTCAAACTAAATTCGATCGGCTCACCTCTATCGACGGAACTGTCGAAGACGGTGCCATCGATTAGTGTTCCGTGATAATGTACTTTGACTTTATCTAAGGGTTTTGCGTGCACGGCGCCAGTTCCGGGTTGCAACTGCAGAACCTGTAAGCCAGACGCTGTCACAAGTACACCCTCTATCTGTTTGTTTTTTTCGAGAAAAATATTGCCTTGTGTATTGTTTTCTTTAGCTTTCTTCTTACTGACAGAGCCTTGCCAAGTAAAATATGCAACTAACGCAATGAAAATTACGATAACGAATGTGTTCATACTACTTACCCTCATAAATTATTTTAGTCGCGGAAAATGTAGCTGAGATGGGGTTCTTCAAAACTAATGCGGCCCAGCTTTCCTGCTCGCAATTCGCGAATAAATAATTCGCCAACGCGTACTAGGTCTACGCCGCCACGTTTCATACAACCACGTTTTTTAGCCACTTGTTCTAAGGCGCCGTAGGCGGAATCGATCAAATTGTCTATTTTGTAGCGTTCGCTTACTCGGTCCGGGTAGCGCTGGAGTAAATAATCCATCGCGAACATCGCTAAATGATCATATTCCACAGCGGTATCTCGAATGGCCCCACTGGTTGCAAGGCGATAGTTGATCATTTCATTTTTTGAACCTGGCCAAGTCATCCCCGGAGAGTCGATCAGTAAGAAATCTTCGGTGATTTTGATTCGTTGCTGACCTTTGGTAATAGCGGGTTCGTCGCCTACCTTTGCTATTTTACGCCCAGCCAGGGTATTGATAAGAGTCGATTTGCCAACGTTGGGAATCCCCAAAATCAATGCAGTCACTGGTTTGTGTATCCTGCCTCGAGGAGGGGCGAGTTTAAACACGCGGTCGGGGATGGTTCTAGTGAGATTAGTGTTACTGGTACTTATGGCGATCGCATCCATATTGCGCTGTTCACGAAAAAATGCCTGCCACGCCTGAGTAATCGCTGCGTCGGCCAAATCTGACTTGCTCAACACTTTTAGATAGGGCTTGTCTCCTCGCAATTTCTCGATCATGGGGTTGGTACTGGAAAAGGGTAAACGAGCGTCTAACACCTCGATCACCACGTCAACCTGAGGCATTATCTCCTTAATCTGCTTGCGAGCCTTATTCATATGGCCCGGATACCAATTTATTAACATACACCACCCTGCTTATCGAAAGTTCGCTATCTTACCGTTTTTATTTGCAAATTGCTGCGGTCGGGGATCTCGGGGCCAAACGACAACGAGAGGGACAGGCGCTCTGTATCTGGACAGCCATCATAAGCATTTATATATCATGTCTGTACCCGCTATTAGTAATCCTGAAAATTTGTGGGTTATTACAGTCACACAACCTTAATTAATCATTTTCCCAAAATATTAGAGACTTCACCTTCAAAAGTGAAGCTATTGTTCGTAACTATTTAGTGAGAGCCTGTCCCTGCTATTCAAGCGCAACAAATCATCACAATCGTTACAGCCGCAAATATGAGCCTTATCAGAACCACACTGAATTTCGGCGGTGCCTGCCGCTTGTATGGAATAGCTGCAATTATTAAAGCCGAGGGCCTTATTGCTCAAGCGTCCCTCTACATAACAATTTAGCCAGTCGTACTCATTGTGCATTGTTATGGTATCAATCTCTTTACCTCGATTAAAAAAGGTTTCCGCTTGGCTTGTTGTAAGGGTAAACCCACCACAAAATCTGTCTGCTTGTTCACCGCGGGATTGTGTACTCAACACCTCAAAACCTGTTTGGCTTGTACTGTCAGGCGCGTTCTTTACATATAAGGCGCCACAACCGTTCAACAAGAGCACACCGAATAGAATCATATATTTGTTCATAGTCATTACCATGTTGCCGTTGAGGCTTCGCTTGCCTGTTTACGGGATACCGTAGGGTGACGGTAGAAGTCCGATTTGGTCAAGCTAAACAATTTAGTTAACTCAGCCACCAGCCATTTCAGCGAAGTGTTCTGTTTGCTATTTATCGAGTCAAAGATTTTCTTAGTTTTATCAAAATTTTCTACTAGCTCAACCCTGATAGTGTCACCATTGGAGGAAAGTGATCTGTAAAGCCTTTTGCCTTTTCGTGGGCATGTAATTTTTTTACTCATACACCAAAGGACTGGCCATCGGCATAAAGGATATTGGCCGCGACAGCTATTTAATTTTTATTGCGCACGCTCCTTTGCAAACAACGAGGTTTTGATTTTTACACATGGTAGGTTATTTGATCAGTAAGGGTGGTTTGGTAAAGAGCACCCTATTTATCAATTAGAAAGTAGGCGTCATTCGCACCGGCGTTGATGTAGGCGTTAAGCGTGTGCTGCGCAGTAGGTTCTTCCGTTTGATCAACTACAATGCCGTGCGCAGTGCTCACGGTTCCTTTATGTAGTTTCTGAAAGGGTTTTGAGTGGATTTTTTCGATATTTTTGTTTATTTTTATGGCAAATCATTACAAAAACTTCCAGGTAATTAGGTTAAGAACAAAAAACACAAAAGGCCAAAAGGCCAAAAGGCCAAAAGCATATTTTTGGAATGATATTATCTTTGTACAAAATAATATTCTGAAAAATTTTAGGCCTTATCGAAAACAAATAGGTGTTAATGGTTGAGCAGACCAATAGGAAATACATTAAAATATAAAAATATTCTAGGTAGACAACACTCGAACCCGAAAATTGTTCGCGCAATTGTATATGGGCTATCATGACCACAAAAAACAACGCCGAACACATACCTAAAAAACCAGTGGCATTAAAACCGAGTAAAACATTGTGATTTGGGCTGTCGGTTATCGTTAGTAGTGCAGCAAACAATAGCACCGAAACCAAGAAAAGATGTAGCATATAAATGATGAAGGCATTATCAAATCGTCGTTTTACGACAAAGTTATAATATAGCTCGGGGAAGTTTTTCTGGCCCATGTAGTTGCTAATACTAAAATTGGTATCATAACCAGAGGGTTTGTAATCAAAATAGGTGTTTTCGCGTATCCATGCACCAAGCACAATTTTCTGTTCAATGCCGAAAATCGCATCAACCTCTGTAGATTTATAGGCCGAAAAATCCGGCGACAATATTACATTATCTGAAAACTCTTTCGGCCAGAAACGAACCCAAACGGTCTTATGGTCGAACGGATACTTCGTGTAATTAAAACCTTGCTTCAGCGTTGACTCGAAATACCATCCAATCACTTCGTGGCCAAATCTACACGCCAAGCCCGCGTCGGTGGGGCAGCTTTCTTTACGGTAAGCAAAATTCAATACACTATCGCTAGCCGTATACACCTGTTCCGGTAAAATAAACCCTGGAACCAAATCGTCATCAGCTGTATTTTGGTAGGTTTCAATCGGAAAATGTTGCCATATATAACCACTAATATTCACTTCGCTCGAATTAAAAAACTTAAGCGATTGAATAAAAATACCGGTTTTAATACGTTTAGTTTCGGCCAGATTAATATCATTACCGTAATGCGCTACCAGGTATTCTTCTGCCGAAACTTCGCTAACCAATTGGCCGCGGCTATCAATCACGTAAGTGTCCATTTTTAGCGACAACGCTACCAGCACGCATCCCAGTGCGAGAGTGATCGCGATAGACAATGTCCATAGCTTTAACTTGGTCAAAATGCACATCCTTATTTTTTAGGAGGCCGTTACTTTATTGAGCCGGACGCATACCCCTTAAGAGTGAACACGGCATGATCCCCTACAATCATCATGCATACTGAGCGATCAGCCCGTCGCCCTAAACAATAATTATCCTTCGCTATAGGTTAGTTTCGGTTGAGGCTGGCCTTTTCGAAAATGAATTTTAGTTACAACCTTATAACCAAGCATAAATATCGAAATAGAAGGTATAAAAATTAGGCGCGCAATGGGGCTAACGGTAGAAAACCACAATAAAAACTAAATACGCCTGGCTTGTGTTTCGGCTTTGTTAAAATGCTAATCGAAACCGTTGCCATCCCTCGTCGGTATCTTTCGTTATAGCACTTTACTGTCCTGTACTGGCCTATTTTTATGAACGCACTCAATTTAGATCGGCCCTCCAAAAAAGTTGCCTATAGCAACGGAAGAAAGGCGTGGGCAGAACAATTCTGTCGAGATATGGGGCGGTGTTGGGTAAAATATTAATAGTATGAATGTCCAATTTTTTTTCCGATTAACCTAAAAGACATATCGCTCTACTTTTATTCTCTTTCGCCTTCTCTACTAGTACATACATATCTCAAGATTTTTTAATTTACTCGATATTTACATGAACATTGATTTTAATTTGGCCGAACTTACATATTAGATTGCCCTGAACTGTACGAGTATCTAATGTATCCCCTACATTTCCCTTCCCTTGTTCAGCCTTGTCCTGCGGAGAAAAGCTATGGAAATTTGATATAGTATCATAGCTGTCAATACCGTCCCACTCATGCTTGGCTGAATAAAACTCGTCTGAGGAGAATTTCCCGCCCACACCTGCGTTGATGTTAGCCCCACCTACATATGTAGCATGTGCGATACTGAACGCCGAAAGGGCAAGTTCATCGCTGATATTTTCACGTATTCCTTCAAAATCGTCCTTCACATTATCTCGACGCTCTTTTTTACGTTTTGCATCAAGGATTTCCTGCTTCTCACTAAATATCAGCTGTTCACCCGAATCAATTCCCCCTTTGTCATAATCCTGGGCGTGTTCTACTGCCAAATCTTTCAGCAATTGAGGAAGCTTCCCCCACTCCAAATCAATATTAGATGCATATGCAGTCATTAACCTGATGGCTTCCCCCTCATTTTCTGCAAGCCATATTCCTCTTCTTTTTTTCTTAGGTTGAACGATATTTTTTCTGGAAGTTGACAGATTAATCTTTCCCATGCGCTGGGTGGAAAAAGAGCTTACTTTCACATCTTTGATTGCTCCAACACCATTAAGTTTTTGATTGGTTTCGACAGCTCCTTGTAGTTTCCTTTGGGTATTAGCCCCCAAGCGGTTATCTGAAAACCCTAAACCTTGCTTCGAATTACTTTTTTCCTGAGTTACTATATTGGCATCAGACCTATTTTTGTTGACTTTTGGTTTATCCGCTTGTTCATACATATCATTAACCTTTTAAATATTTTTTCGATGTGATGGGCTTCTTAAACTGTACCTGCCCTGCGGTCTTCCGAGATCACTATCTTTCATGGCCAGGTAGAAAGTTCTACAATATGATCGACATAACTCCCGACCCTGATCTTTAGCGTGGGATTTTCTGTATCCTCGCTCAGAAGTTGTGCCCTAATTACGGCTTCTTCTAATTATTCTCCACTCAGTTTTAACAAGCCCCACTAATCGTTGCCATTTCGTCGCTAATAATTAATTCTTTACTGTCCGAATCTTTTTAGTCAAGCTGCCTTCGTGATTATTGATCATAGAAACTAGTTGCTGATAACAAGCCCGGAACGTCCAGAGTGGAATTTATTTGGGCTATCTCTTTATCAACACTGACCCTTTAACAAACACCACAGCTGTTAAAAGACCACTCTAAACATCAATTTCATCCAGCGGCGACCGAAGTCCCGCAAACCCCTTCGTCGTCACATGTGTATAAATCTCCGTAGTTTTAGAGCTAGAATGCCCCAACAACGCCTGTATATAGCGAAGGTCCGTTCCCCTCTCTAAAAGATGGGTAGCGAACGAGTGCCGCAACGTGTGAAGCGTGGCTTTTTTTTGAATACCGGCCCCCTTCAACGCCCGATCAAAAATCTTCCGTAAGCTAGTCGCGGAATACCGACCACCTTCCGCCCCTTCAAAAAGAAACACCTTAGGCCGATACTCTCTAAAATAATCCCGCAATAACACCAAACACTTTTCCGACAAAAGCGTCACCCGGTCTTTATTTCCCTTCGCCTCTCTCACCATAATGCAATGGCGCTTAGAATCGATATCGCCAACGTTAAGTTCGATAAGCTCATTACGCCTTAGCCCCGCTGAATAGAGGCAGTAGAGCATGGCTTTGTGTTTTAAATTTTGAACTTGCGAAAACAGGAGGATCACTTCTTCTTCGCTGAATACAACGGGTAGCTTTTTCTTTCTGCGCGGTGCCGTTACGGCTAATTCACTCAGCTCTCGATTAAGTACGGCTTTGTAAAATAGTTTAAGTGCATTAATGGTTTGTCGTTGGTAGGCACCCGAACATTGTCGCTGGTCGATTAAATACAGCATGTATTCACGAACTTGCTGATCACTAATGTGTTCTGGGGGAACCTGTTTGAAATAGGCAAGAAACTTCCCTAGCACGCTGGCATAGGTTTTTTGCGTATTCTCGCTATAGCGTTTTAGCCGCATCTGCTGGTAAAACCCTTCGGGAATAGGAGAGATTGGCGTGTTATGAGGAATTGTCGGCTTGTGAGGTTTTTGCCCAGTATCCACATGTTGAAAATGCGCTAAGGCACTGAATTTTTTTCGTAGATACTCCATGTGATTTTCGTAATAGGGAATATGCCATAACCCCAGCGCTTCACTCCAACACCAGCCGGTAATATTCTGAAACTGCATGGCTAAGTTGGGGTTGTTCTTTAGGCCAAAGGCTAGCCGTGTTTCACCCGATACGCCTATTTTTTTTAAATATACGACAGTTTTCATCCATGCCACCCATATACTGTATATATAAACAGCATTCAGTATAGCATTTGTTTTGTAGGGTTTTAAAGCCAGCGCAAAACTGCTCATTGTTTTCCACCGCCTTCAACCATCTGCAAAGCCCTATCCCCCATAACCGTCGCCTCTGTCTCCAACCCCACATTATCATTCACCGGCAAGCCCCCCACTTCGGTAGTCGGTTGCACCCGGCCCTGCGCTTGCTGCACCACATGCCCCAGCTCGTGGGGCAAATGTTGTTCCTGCCCCGGTGCCACGTGAATATCGGTGCCTTGGGCATAGGCGTGCGCGCCCACTTCGGCGGGTTTGCTGGAGTTCTGGTGTACCTTGACGGCGTCTAGGCTTATGCCCGATAACTGTTCCATACCCGTTTTTAGGGTGTCGGGTAGGCCGGTGGTATTCGGGTGTTGTTGCGCAACCGCTTCTGGCGAAGCGGCTTCAAACTTTCCCTGTAGGGGTTCCTCCTCTTCTAAATCCACTTTTTGCACGGGTTTGAATTGCCCCTGCATTAATTCCTCTTCTTCCAAACCCTGTAATTGTTTTATTGGCTGAGACAAGCCACGGTTATCTTTAAATTGTGCACTGGCTTCGGACGACCCCGCCCGCGTGTTTAGCGCCTGAGGTGTTTTGGGTAGAAATTCTTTGCTCATAATAGAACGCTCCTGCTAGCATAACTATTCAACGCGGTCGGATAACCGCAAAAAACTGCGATAAAGGGGAATGCCTAACATTGCCGCCACAAAAATAATCATCGTTATGTTTGCGTACGGTTGTAAATTTGGATCGCAACCAAAAATGATAAAGATGAATAACACCACACTCCAATTTAATAGGGCAAAATAAAGCCGATGGCTTTTAATATAGGTGCGTGACGGACAGTGGCTACGATAAAGGACAAAGATAATGGCGTTGGCCGCCAGTAATACCAATACAATGGGCAGTGTCCAGGCGCGATGAGGACACACATAGGCACACACCGACACATAGTGTGTGAGTGCGGGGCTGTGTAGCACGGCGCCAATACCGCCCAGCGCCGCCGTGTTAACATAATTATTTTCGCCATTCTCAAACGCTAATTTAAGCGTATGGGAAAGTATTTGCATTTCTGTATTGGTGGGTTTTAATGAATGGTCTTCATTCTCTGTGGTTAACGGTAGGTTCCAAAATCCGATACCGCCAAAGTTGTATTTGAGGTAAGCAATGTCGTCCATAAATTGCCGATGGGCCGATGCATTTTCTTCACTAAGGTTTAAACGCCCAAGAATAGGGATAATTTTTTCCTGGGAATCCACCCGGGCCTCACCTTTAAATTCATTTTCGATTTGCAGGCGGAGTTTTTTTTTGTTGATGCTGGTGCTTTCGTTAAGAAAAACTAAAATGTGGTTAACTTTGCTTTTATGTTCACTCTCTTTTAGTTGGGAAATGAGCGACGAAAGCGTTTGCGGTTCGCCTTTTTCGATATCCTCAACGCTACTCTTTAATACCCTGTCTTTATGGGTGTCCATAAACAGTGTTTGTAATTTAGCAAAGTAGCTGTTGTTATCCTCTACGCTGTCACCCACGCGGCTTTCTTCGTTATCTAAACCCTCTAGGCTCAACATTAAATTAATATCTAACCAGGGATGGCTCGCCATAGTCGATTCTTCGCGTATTTTTTCGTATAACCGGGAAATATAGGTAATAATGAATGACGGGTCTGACGCGGCCCCATAATG
Coding sequences within:
- a CDS encoding FKBP-type peptidyl-prolyl cis-trans isomerase, whose amino-acid sequence is MNTFVIVIFIALVAYFTWQGSVSKKKAKENNTQGNIFLEKNKQIEGVLVTASGLQVLQLQPGTGAVHAKPLDKVKVHYHGTLIDGTVFDSSVDRGEPIEFSLNQVIPGWTEGLQLMVEGEKSRLFIPSNLGYGNRNSGQIPAGSTLIFDVELIKITTDS
- a CDS encoding DUF4157 domain-containing protein, yielding MSKEFLPKTPQALNTRAGSSEASAQFKDNRGLSQPIKQLQGLEEEELMQGQFKPVQKVDLEEEEPLQGKFEAASPEAVAQQHPNTTGLPDTLKTGMEQLSGISLDAVKVHQNSSKPAEVGAHAYAQGTDIHVAPGQEQHLPHELGHVVQQAQGRVQPTTEVGGLPVNDNVGLETEATVMGDRALQMVEGGGKQ
- a CDS encoding TOBE domain-containing protein; its protein translation is MNKSDSMLGAAKLSLHTEMGQFLNDHRIRLLDAIAVHGSLSAAARSLPMSYKAAWEALDSMNNLSARPIVIRSTGGKNGGGTQLTPYAHKLISLYKAMEIEYQKSLERLQEALEQTPEAKEVNDFRKLMNRVNFKTSARNQLVGTVTSVTIGAVNVIVELKISEQLTLVAAVTKDSAQSLGIEFGQELVALVKSSQMVLHQGDKLKLSANNQLKGVISRIQPGAVCSDISVELEDQKSLSVTITQESLEQLALKIEQPVTVCFNASAVILCRYS
- the modC gene encoding molybdenum ABC transporter ATP-binding protein, whose translation is MSRLQANFQVDRGDFKLNVEFTLPSKGVTALFGPSGSGKTSCLRAMAGLERLPNSFIKVGNEVWQNDSLGVFVPAHQREIGYVFQEASLFPHLNVRQNLEFGLKRLPASKRKVEPESVIELLGIGSLLSRPPAALSGGERQRVAIARALLRSPELLLMDEPLSALDRRLKQEILPYLEQLHRRLSIPVVYVSHAPDEVARLADHILILDHGKLICSGSLKEIMVEPRFTSLFGDGASTLFEGMVSAQHDDLITEVTADKLVLRLTPRPLPLGFPIRCRIYASDVSLCTVAPSHSSILNIFPSRVIGIDDGGHAGECLVTVELAKEQRLLAQISSYSLNHLQLKLGASVWAQVKSVAVL
- a CDS encoding LysR family transcriptional regulator, whose product is MEMSQIRYFIAVSETLNFTRAAKQCCISQPALTKGIKKLESIIGGELFYRTKSSVELSDLGSSLLPNFKDIYLNAEQTEEKAKRILCQDDSCVKVGFQSSISFEVVFNLFEVFRSNRPSFDIEYCDSEISALNDKLIHHDIDILIGSRVSSAKEFSLDCVYDDTFVTVFNRQHDFVRRDALVLKDFENEKILFRKHCESSSKLYECLQVRGYNMRALCYSPRDDWIANFVNDEGGIAIVPRSLALANSLLFLPIIDYPLHQSIYAEKYNGFQRNKYVEELLCSILKPVYSSESAA
- a CDS encoding TOBE domain-containing protein produces the protein MKLSARNVIPGKVVRITQGAVNVDVVLEVAPGVQLVSIITKQACESLQLKEGMQAYAAIKATNVMIASE
- the ylqF gene encoding ribosome biogenesis GTPase YlqF, which encodes MLINWYPGHMNKARKQIKEIMPQVDVVIEVLDARLPFSSTNPMIEKLRGDKPYLKVLSKSDLADAAITQAWQAFFREQRNMDAIAISTSNTNLTRTIPDRVFKLAPPRGRIHKPVTALILGIPNVGKSTLINTLAGRKIAKVGDEPAITKGQQRIKITEDFLLIDSPGMTWPGSKNEMINYRLATSGAIRDTAVEYDHLAMFAMDYLLQRYPDRVSERYKIDNLIDSAYGALEQVAKKRGCMKRGGVDLVRVGELFIRELRAGKLGRISFEEPHLSYIFRD
- the xerA gene encoding site-specific tyrosine recombinase/integron integrase, coding for MKTVVYLKKIGVSGETRLAFGLKNNPNLAMQFQNITGWCWSEALGLWHIPYYENHMEYLRKKFSALAHFQHVDTGQKPHKPTIPHNTPISPIPEGFYQQMRLKRYSENTQKTYASVLGKFLAYFKQVPPEHISDQQVREYMLYLIDQRQCSGAYQRQTINALKLFYKAVLNRELSELAVTAPRRKKKLPVVFSEEEVILLFSQVQNLKHKAMLYCLYSAGLRRNELIELNVGDIDSKRHCIMVREAKGNKDRVTLLSEKCLVLLRDYFREYRPKVFLFEGAEGGRYSATSLRKIFDRALKGAGIQKKATLHTLRHSFATHLLERGTDLRYIQALLGHSSSKTTEIYTHVTTKGFAGLRSPLDEIDV